A DNA window from Arachis hypogaea cultivar Tifrunner chromosome 18, arahy.Tifrunner.gnm2.J5K5, whole genome shotgun sequence contains the following coding sequences:
- the LOC112772649 gene encoding NADH dehydrogenase [ubiquinone] 1 alpha subcomplex subunit 6: MSNALKSVKVAPNSATLEEARHRVFDFFKTACRSLPTVMQIYNLDDVASISELRSTVASEIRKNSHVTNPKVIDMLLFKAFEELKNVVDHAKQRHHIIGQYVVGKEGLVHDKATKDQGISPFLKNFYNSNYS; the protein is encoded by the exons ATGTCGAACGCACTTAAGAGCGTGAAAGTGGCTCCCAACTCTGCGACTCTGGAGGAGGCCAGACACCGCGTCTTCGATTTCTTCAAGACCGCCTGCCGATCCCTCCCCACTGTCATGCAAATCTACAATCTTGATGACGTCGCTTCCATCTCCGAGCTTCGCTCCACCGTCGCTTCCGAGATCCGCAAGAACTCCCACGTCACCAATCCCAAG GTGATTGATATGCTGCTGTTCAAGGCGTTCGAAGAGCTGAAGAATGTTGTGGATCATGCAAAGCAGAGGCATCACATCATTGGTCAGTATGTTGTTGGTAAGGAAGGGCTTGTGCATGATAAGGCCACGAAAGACCAGGGCATCTCACCTTTCCTAAAGAATTTCTACAACAGCAACTACTCTTGA